One genomic segment of Pandoraea thiooxydans includes these proteins:
- a CDS encoding S-(hydroxymethyl)glutathione dehydrogenase/class III alcohol dehydrogenase, translated as MKTRAAIAWEAGKPLTIEEVDLEGPRAGEVLIEVKATGICHTDYYTLSGADPEGLFPAILGHEGAGVVVDLGAGVTSLKKGDHVIPLYTPECRQCKFCLSRKTNLCQAIRATQGRGLMPDATSRFSLGGKPILHYMGTSTFSNYIVVPEIAVAKIREDAPFDKVCYIGCGVTTGVGAVVYSAKVEAGANVVVFGLGGIGLNVIQGAKMVGADKIIGVDINPRRVELARKFGMTDFINPTEVENVVDRIVQLTDGGADYSFECIGNVTTMRQALECCHKGWGQSFIIGVAAAGQEISTRPFQLVTGREWKGSAFGGARGRTDVPKIVDWYMEGKLNIDDLITHTLRLEQINDGFDLMKRGESIRSVVLY; from the coding sequence ATGAAAACACGCGCCGCCATAGCCTGGGAAGCGGGCAAGCCGTTGACGATCGAGGAAGTCGATCTGGAGGGCCCGCGCGCGGGCGAAGTGCTGATCGAAGTGAAAGCCACCGGGATTTGCCACACCGACTACTACACGCTGTCGGGGGCGGACCCGGAAGGGTTGTTCCCGGCCATTCTGGGCCATGAGGGCGCGGGCGTGGTGGTGGACCTGGGCGCGGGGGTGACCAGCCTCAAAAAGGGCGATCACGTGATCCCGCTGTACACGCCCGAATGCCGCCAGTGCAAATTCTGCCTGTCGCGCAAGACCAACCTGTGCCAGGCGATCCGCGCCACCCAGGGGCGCGGCCTGATGCCCGACGCCACCTCGCGCTTCTCGCTGGGGGGCAAGCCGATCCTGCACTACATGGGCACCTCCACCTTCTCCAACTACATCGTCGTGCCGGAGATCGCGGTAGCCAAAATCCGCGAAGACGCGCCGTTCGACAAAGTGTGCTACATCGGCTGCGGGGTCACCACTGGGGTGGGCGCGGTGGTCTACTCGGCCAAGGTCGAGGCGGGCGCCAACGTGGTGGTGTTCGGCCTGGGCGGGATCGGGCTCAACGTGATCCAGGGCGCGAAGATGGTGGGCGCCGACAAGATCATCGGCGTCGACATCAACCCGCGGCGGGTCGAGCTCGCGCGCAAATTCGGCATGACCGACTTCATCAACCCCACGGAAGTCGAGAACGTGGTCGATCGCATCGTGCAGCTCACCGACGGCGGGGCCGACTACAGCTTCGAGTGCATCGGCAACGTCACCACCATGCGCCAGGCGCTGGAGTGCTGCCACAAGGGCTGGGGCCAATCGTTCATCATCGGGGTGGCGGCGGCCGGGCAGGAAATCAGCACGCGGCCGTTCCAGCTGGTGACCGGGCGCGAGTGGAAGGGCTCGGCCTTCGGCGGGGCGCGCGGGCGCACCGACGTGCCGAAGATCGTCGACTGGTACATGGAAGGCAAGCTCAACATCGACGACCTCATCACCCATACGCTCAGGCTCGAGCAGATCAACGACGGCTTCGACCTGATGAAGCGCGGCGAGTCGATCCGCTCGGTCGTACTGTATTGA
- the fghA gene encoding S-formylglutathione hydrolase, producing MLELLSEHACFGGVQRFYRHASATIGLPMRFSVYLPPGQGRGAGPIPALVYLAGLTCTEETFMIKAGAQRLAAEHGIALLAPDTSPRGANLPGEADSWDFGVGAGFYLDATEAPWSRHYRMESYVTGELVPLAQAEFGLDAARTGIFGHSMGGHGALVLALRHPGLFASVSAFAPIAAPTQCPWGVKAFTGYLGANRQRWQSHDASALMAGMKKPYADGILIDQGLADRFLAEQLHPEQFEAACARAGQPLTLRRHPGYDHGYYFISTFMADHMAHHAGILRRS from the coding sequence ATGCTCGAACTGCTCAGCGAACACGCCTGCTTCGGCGGCGTGCAGCGCTTCTACCGGCACGCCTCGGCAACCATCGGGCTGCCGATGCGCTTCTCGGTCTACCTGCCGCCGGGGCAGGGGCGTGGCGCGGGACCCATCCCGGCGCTGGTGTATCTGGCGGGGCTGACCTGCACCGAAGAGACCTTCATGATCAAGGCCGGCGCGCAGCGGCTGGCGGCCGAACACGGCATCGCGCTGCTCGCGCCGGACACCAGCCCGCGCGGGGCGAACCTGCCGGGCGAGGCCGACAGTTGGGACTTCGGTGTCGGGGCGGGCTTCTATCTGGATGCCACCGAGGCGCCGTGGTCCAGGCACTACCGGATGGAGAGCTACGTGACGGGCGAGCTGGTGCCGCTGGCGCAGGCCGAGTTCGGGCTCGATGCGGCGCGCACCGGCATCTTCGGCCACTCGATGGGCGGGCACGGCGCGCTGGTGCTGGCGCTGCGCCACCCGGGGCTGTTCGCTTCGGTATCGGCGTTCGCGCCGATCGCCGCGCCCACGCAGTGCCCGTGGGGCGTCAAGGCATTCACCGGGTACCTCGGGGCGAATCGGCAGCGCTGGCAAAGCCACGACGCCAGCGCGCTGATGGCGGGCATGAAGAAGCCGTATGCCGACGGCATTCTGATCGATCAGGGGCTGGCCGACCGATTCCTGGCCGAGCAACTGCACCCCGAGCAGTTCGAGGCGGCCTGCGCCCGGGCCGGCCAGCCGCTCACGCTGCGGCGCCACCCCGGCTACGACCACGGCTATTACTTCATCTCGACCTTTATGGCCGATCATATGGCGCATCACGCCGGCATTTTGCGTCGGTCCTGA
- the purD gene encoding phosphoribosylamine--glycine ligase: protein MKILVVGSGGREHALAWKLAQSPRIQRIYVAPGNGGTASDDRLLNVPITDPKVLVEFAVRENIHLTVVGPEAPLAAGIVNLFRSRGLKIFGPTKEAAQLESSKDFAKAFMQRHGIPTAEYQTFADAAAAHAYIDAKGAPIVVKADGLAAGKGVVVAMTVEQAHDAIDMMLADNKLGDAGARVVIEEFLHGEEASFIVMVDGKNVLPLASSQDHKRLLDGDAGPNTGGMGAYSPAPIVTPQIHARVMREIILPTVRGMESDGIRYTGFLYAGLMIDAQGNPKTLEFNCRMGDPETQPIMARLKGDFSKVVEHAIAGTLDAVTLDWDRRTALGVVLAAHGYPDDPRKGDLITGIPAETDECVTFHAGTQKSDDGQLRSSGGRVLCVVGLADSVRGAQSAAYEAVNQIHFDGMQYRRDIGNKALSRKPGH from the coding sequence ATGAAGATTCTTGTTGTCGGCTCCGGTGGGCGCGAGCACGCGCTGGCCTGGAAACTCGCGCAGTCGCCGCGCATTCAACGCATCTATGTGGCGCCGGGCAACGGCGGCACGGCCAGCGACGATCGCCTGCTCAACGTACCCATCACCGACCCCAAGGTTCTGGTCGAATTCGCCGTGCGCGAGAACATCCACCTGACGGTGGTGGGCCCTGAGGCACCGCTGGCCGCCGGCATCGTCAATCTGTTCCGCTCGCGCGGCCTGAAAATCTTCGGCCCGACCAAAGAGGCCGCGCAGCTCGAGAGTTCCAAGGATTTCGCCAAGGCTTTCATGCAGCGTCACGGCATTCCGACCGCCGAATATCAAACCTTCGCCGACGCCGCGGCCGCTCACGCCTATATCGATGCAAAGGGCGCGCCGATCGTCGTCAAGGCCGACGGCCTGGCCGCCGGCAAGGGCGTGGTGGTGGCGATGACCGTCGAGCAGGCGCACGACGCGATCGACATGATGCTGGCCGACAACAAATTGGGCGACGCCGGCGCGCGGGTGGTGATCGAGGAATTCCTGCACGGCGAGGAAGCCAGTTTCATCGTCATGGTGGACGGCAAGAACGTGCTGCCGCTGGCCTCCAGCCAGGATCACAAGCGCCTGCTCGACGGCGATGCCGGCCCCAACACCGGCGGCATGGGAGCCTACTCGCCAGCGCCGATCGTCACGCCGCAAATTCATGCGCGCGTCATGCGCGAGATCATTCTGCCGACCGTGCGCGGCATGGAAAGCGACGGCATTCGCTATACCGGCTTCCTGTACGCGGGCCTGATGATCGACGCGCAGGGCAACCCCAAGACGCTCGAATTCAACTGCCGCATGGGCGACCCGGAGACGCAGCCGATCATGGCGCGCCTGAAGGGCGACTTCTCCAAGGTGGTCGAACACGCGATTGCCGGCACGCTCGATGCCGTCACCCTCGACTGGGATCGCCGCACGGCGCTGGGCGTGGTGCTGGCCGCGCACGGCTACCCCGACGATCCACGCAAGGGTGACCTGATCACGGGCATTCCGGCCGAGACGGACGAATGCGTGACGTTCCACGCGGGCACCCAGAAGAGCGACGACGGACAACTGCGCAGCAGCGGCGGGCGCGTGCTGTGCGTGGTCGGCCTGGCCGATTCGGTGCGGGGCGCGCAAAGCGCCGCTTATGAAGCGGTCAATCAGATCCATTTCGACGGTATGCAGTACCGTCGCGATATCGGCAACAAGGCGTTGAGCCGCAAGCCGGGGCACTGA
- a CDS encoding YebC/PmpR family DNA-binding transcriptional regulator yields MAGHSKWANIKHKKAATDAKRGKIWTRLIKEITVAARLGGGDPDANPRLRLAMDKATDANMPKDNIQRAIQRGVGGLDGVNYEEIRYEGYGLNGAAVIVDCMTDNRIRTVAEVRHAFSKHGGNLGQEGSVAFMFKHCGQFLFAPGTPEDALMEAALEAGAEDVTSNEDGSFEVICAPHDFSAVKAALEGAGFKAEIAEVTMKPQSEVAFTGDDAVKMQKLLDALENLDDVQDVYTNAVIDEA; encoded by the coding sequence ATGGCTGGGCATTCGAAATGGGCCAATATCAAGCATAAAAAGGCAGCGACAGACGCCAAAAGAGGCAAGATCTGGACCCGTCTGATCAAGGAAATCACCGTCGCGGCCAGGCTCGGCGGCGGCGACCCGGACGCCAACCCGCGCCTGCGCCTGGCGATGGACAAGGCGACCGACGCCAATATGCCCAAGGACAACATCCAGCGCGCCATCCAGCGCGGCGTCGGCGGCCTGGACGGCGTCAATTACGAGGAAATCCGCTACGAGGGCTACGGCCTGAACGGCGCGGCGGTCATTGTCGACTGCATGACCGACAATCGCATTCGTACCGTTGCCGAGGTGCGGCACGCCTTCTCCAAGCACGGCGGCAACCTCGGCCAGGAAGGCTCGGTGGCCTTCATGTTCAAGCACTGCGGCCAGTTCCTGTTCGCCCCGGGCACACCCGAGGACGCGCTGATGGAAGCCGCGCTCGAAGCCGGGGCCGAAGATGTCACCAGCAATGAGGACGGCAGTTTCGAAGTCATTTGCGCACCGCACGACTTTTCGGCCGTCAAGGCCGCGCTCGAGGGCGCCGGCTTCAAGGCCGAGATCGCTGAAGTCACGATGAAGCCACAGAGCGAAGTCGCGTTCACCGGCGACGACGCGGTCAAGATGCAAAAGCTGCTCGATGCGCTGGAAAATCTCGACGACGTGCAGGACGTATACACCAACGCAGTGATCGACGAGGCCTGA
- a CDS encoding L-lactate permease, which yields MFHQIVTPVANALLPSFLVAVIPIAIVLVMLGVLRRPAWQASMVGLIAGLIIAVAVWKMPVGLAFNAVAFGVVFALLPVMWIVYGALVLYNVSVKSGRFDAFRQWMLDHMPNDRRLVLLVVAFSFGCLLEGIAGFGTPVAITSALLIALGFPALEALTYTLIFNTAPVAFGALGVPITVLGAVTSMPPGPLGAMVGRQLPLFAFLLPFYVIGLYGGFRSIRKLWPALTVAGGSFALAQFVSSNFISYQLTDVLASMTSLIITIAFLKVWSPEPDPQYHIDRPARAAGTPKIGYGGWLPWVVITVVVIFWVYAKISGIGEAKLPWPGLNQQVFITLYNKPYGAVWGFQPLGTGTAILLAAVITSFLVKLSVKDFLASLWDAWVQIRIAVLTVCMIVGLAFLLNYSGISYTLGMGVASVGALFPLVSAFLGWVAVFLSGSDTSGNALFGNLQVVAAKQLGFDPVLMAATNSSGGVMGKMISPQNIATGVSTTGLRGHEGVVFARTFKHSVFLTLLLGVVVYLQQHVLSWMIPHLH from the coding sequence ATGTTTCACCAAATAGTTACTCCAGTGGCCAATGCACTGCTGCCGTCGTTTTTGGTAGCGGTCATTCCCATTGCAATCGTACTTGTCATGCTGGGGGTGTTGCGTCGCCCGGCCTGGCAAGCGTCCATGGTGGGCTTGATCGCTGGCTTGATCATTGCCGTCGCCGTGTGGAAGATGCCGGTTGGTCTGGCATTCAATGCCGTGGCTTTCGGCGTGGTTTTCGCGCTCCTGCCCGTTATGTGGATCGTGTATGGCGCGCTGGTGCTGTACAACGTGTCCGTAAAGTCGGGACGCTTCGATGCGTTCCGGCAGTGGATGCTCGATCACATGCCGAATGACCGTCGGCTGGTGCTGCTGGTCGTCGCCTTCTCCTTCGGCTGTCTGCTCGAGGGGATCGCTGGTTTCGGCACGCCGGTGGCGATTACCAGCGCATTGCTGATCGCCCTCGGGTTCCCGGCGCTGGAAGCCTTGACCTACACCCTGATCTTCAACACCGCGCCGGTCGCGTTCGGTGCCTTGGGTGTGCCCATCACGGTGCTCGGCGCGGTCACCAGCATGCCGCCCGGTCCGCTGGGCGCGATGGTCGGTCGGCAATTGCCGCTGTTCGCCTTCCTGCTGCCGTTTTACGTGATCGGTCTGTATGGCGGGTTCCGCTCGATTCGCAAACTGTGGCCGGCCCTGACGGTGGCGGGCGGCAGCTTCGCGCTGGCGCAGTTCGTTTCGTCCAACTTCATCAGCTACCAATTGACCGACGTGCTGGCCTCGATGACCTCGCTGATCATCACCATCGCGTTCCTCAAGGTATGGTCGCCGGAGCCTGATCCCCAATACCATATCGATCGTCCCGCGCGCGCCGCTGGCACGCCGAAGATCGGTTATGGCGGCTGGCTGCCCTGGGTGGTCATTACGGTCGTCGTGATTTTCTGGGTCTACGCCAAGATTTCCGGGATCGGTGAAGCCAAACTGCCGTGGCCGGGGCTCAACCAGCAAGTATTCATTACGCTGTACAACAAGCCTTATGGCGCCGTCTGGGGCTTCCAGCCGCTTGGCACGGGAACCGCGATTCTGCTGGCTGCGGTGATCACTTCCTTCCTGGTGAAGCTCTCCGTCAAGGACTTCCTGGCGTCGCTGTGGGATGCCTGGGTGCAGATCCGCATCGCCGTGCTGACGGTGTGCATGATCGTCGGCCTGGCATTCCTGCTCAACTACTCGGGCATCAGCTATACGCTGGGTATGGGGGTCGCATCGGTCGGAGCGCTCTTCCCGCTGGTTTCGGCGTTCCTCGGCTGGGTGGCGGTTTTCCTGTCGGGCAGCGACACCTCGGGCAACGCACTGTTCGGCAACCTGCAGGTCGTGGCTGCCAAGCAACTGGGCTTCGATCCGGTCTTGATGGCGGCGACCAACTCGTCGGGCGGTGTGATGGGCAAGATGATTTCCCCGCAGAACATCGCAACGGGCGTGTCCACCACCGGCTTGCGCGGTCACGAAGGTGTGGTGTTCGCCCGTACCTTCAAGCACAGCGTTTTCCTGACCTTGTTGCTCGGGGTTGTGGTCTACTTGCAGCAACACGTGCTGAGTTGGATGATTCCGCATCTGCATTGA
- a CDS encoding DMT family transporter, with protein MSKTGQSSSISSPGALHGVKPLWLKSAPFIFLLLWSAGFTIAKIGLAYVNPLTFLVLRYALVLLVLLPLLVVLRPPWPKTAAAWRHLAVVGLLIQAGYFSLFNLALRFGASVGGVALIVSLQPILVALLVPYMSNERISKTRWFGLGLGLVGAALVILARSAIEATSVAGILCALLALACITAGTLYEKRFGSPHHPVVANAVQYAVGLLVVLPLAWAFEPMQVRWSGPLILSLAYLVLANSLIAISLLLVMIRHGEASRVSALFFLVPPAAALIAWLMIGEHMPPLAWIGMGVAGLGVALTRR; from the coding sequence ATGAGCAAAACCGGTCAGTCTTCTTCCATCTCTTCGCCCGGCGCCCTGCATGGCGTCAAACCGCTCTGGCTGAAGTCGGCGCCGTTCATATTCCTGCTGCTGTGGTCCGCCGGCTTCACCATCGCCAAGATCGGTCTGGCCTATGTGAACCCGCTGACCTTTTTGGTGCTGCGCTATGCGCTGGTGCTGCTGGTGCTGCTGCCGTTGCTGGTGGTGTTGCGCCCGCCCTGGCCGAAGACCGCGGCAGCGTGGCGACATCTGGCGGTAGTGGGCCTGCTGATTCAGGCGGGCTATTTCAGTCTGTTCAATCTGGCGCTGCGCTTTGGCGCATCGGTCGGTGGCGTCGCCCTGATCGTTTCGCTGCAGCCGATTCTGGTGGCGTTACTGGTGCCCTACATGAGCAACGAACGAATCAGCAAGACGCGCTGGTTCGGTCTCGGATTGGGCCTCGTAGGCGCCGCGCTGGTGATCCTCGCGCGCTCGGCCATCGAGGCGACATCAGTGGCCGGCATTCTGTGCGCGTTGCTGGCGCTGGCCTGCATCACGGCCGGCACGCTCTATGAAAAGCGCTTTGGCTCACCGCATCATCCGGTGGTCGCCAACGCCGTGCAATATGCGGTCGGCCTGCTGGTGGTGTTGCCGCTGGCCTGGGCCTTCGAGCCGATGCAGGTGCGCTGGAGCGGCCCGTTGATTCTGTCGCTGGCTTACCTGGTGCTCGCCAATTCGTTGATCGCCATCAGCCTGCTGCTGGTCATGATCCGGCATGGCGAGGCGTCGCGCGTGTCGGCATTGTTCTTCCTGGTGCCGCCCGCGGCCGCGTTGATCGCGTGGCTGATGATCGGCGAGCACATGCCGCCGCTGGCGTGGATCGGCATGGGCGTGGCCGGGCTTGGCGTGGCACTGACGCGGCGCTAG
- the upp gene encoding uracil phosphoribosyltransferase, with protein sequence MKQDSRFPNLFICDHPLIQHKLSHMRDKETSTRTFRDLLREITLLMGYEITRDLPLTTERIETPLVPMDAPVIAGKKLAIVPVLRAGIGMSDGLLDLVPSARVGHIGVYRDDNHRPVEYLVRLPDLAERVFILCDPMVATGNSAVHAVDVLKKRGVSDEAILFLALVAAPEGVTVFHAAHPRVKLYVASLDERLDEHAYIVPGLGDAGDRLFGTKN encoded by the coding sequence ATGAAACAAGACTCCCGCTTTCCGAACCTCTTTATCTGCGACCATCCGCTGATCCAGCACAAGCTGTCGCATATGCGGGACAAGGAAACCTCGACACGCACCTTCCGCGACCTGCTGCGCGAAATCACGCTGCTCATGGGCTATGAAATCACGCGCGATCTGCCGCTGACCACGGAGCGCATCGAGACACCGCTGGTGCCGATGGATGCGCCGGTCATTGCCGGCAAGAAGCTGGCGATCGTGCCGGTGCTGCGCGCCGGCATCGGCATGAGCGACGGCCTGCTCGATCTGGTGCCGTCGGCGCGGGTCGGTCATATCGGCGTATATCGCGACGACAACCACCGGCCGGTCGAGTATCTGGTGCGGCTGCCCGATCTGGCCGAGCGCGTTTTCATCCTGTGCGATCCGATGGTGGCCACCGGCAATTCCGCCGTGCATGCGGTGGATGTGCTCAAGAAGCGCGGCGTCAGCGACGAAGCCATTCTGTTCCTGGCCCTGGTGGCCGCACCGGAAGGCGTCACGGTGTTTCACGCCGCGCATCCGCGCGTCAAACTCTACGTGGCGTCGCTCGACGAACGGCTCGATGAGCATGCCTACATCGTGCCCGGACTGGGAGATGCGGGGGATCGCCTGTTCGGCACCAAGAACTAG
- a CDS encoding SDR family oxidoreductase: MKLDIEGKRALVCGASKGLGRGCAEALAAEGVQVTIVARTAATLEAAAAEIRARHGVPVTAVACDITTPEGRAAALAACGEPDIVVTNAGGPPPGDFRDWTRDDWIRALDANMLSPIELIKATVDGMISRRFGRIVNITSSSVKAPIEILGLSNGARSGLTGFVAGLARKTVAHNVTINNLLPGQFDTDRLAATLAARARREGIAPDEIRAHSASRIPAQRFGTPEEFGAMCAFLCSAHAGYFTGQNVLLDGGAYPGTF, encoded by the coding sequence ATGAAACTCGATATCGAAGGCAAGCGCGCATTGGTGTGCGGCGCCAGCAAAGGCCTGGGGCGCGGCTGCGCAGAGGCGCTCGCAGCCGAAGGCGTGCAGGTCACGATCGTCGCGCGCACTGCCGCCACGCTAGAGGCGGCGGCCGCCGAGATACGGGCGCGCCATGGCGTGCCGGTCACCGCCGTGGCGTGCGATATCACCACGCCCGAGGGGCGCGCTGCGGCGCTGGCGGCGTGTGGCGAGCCGGACATCGTGGTGACCAACGCGGGCGGGCCGCCCCCGGGCGACTTTCGCGACTGGACGCGCGACGATTGGATTCGTGCGCTGGACGCCAATATGCTGAGCCCGATCGAATTGATCAAGGCGACCGTCGACGGCATGATCTCGCGCCGCTTCGGGCGCATCGTCAATATCACCAGTTCCTCGGTCAAGGCGCCGATCGAGATTCTCGGGCTGTCCAATGGCGCCCGCTCGGGGCTGACCGGCTTCGTCGCCGGGCTCGCCCGCAAGACCGTGGCGCACAACGTGACGATCAACAACCTGCTGCCCGGACAATTCGACACCGATCGCCTGGCGGCCACGCTCGCCGCGCGGGCCCGGCGCGAGGGCATTGCCCCGGACGAAATTCGTGCGCACAGCGCGAGCCGCATTCCCGCACAGCGCTTCGGCACGCCCGAGGAATTCGGCGCAATGTGCGCGTTTCTGTGCAGCGCGCATGCCGGGTATTTCACCGGGCAGAACGTGCTGCTCGACGGCGGCGCTTATCCCGGTACGTTCTAG
- a CDS encoding quinone oxidoreductase family protein, whose amino-acid sequence MSKAIRIHETGGPEVMQYVDVEVGEPGPGEARVRHHAVGLNYIDVYFRTGLYPQPLPAGLGMEGAGVVEAVGEGVSHVKVGDRVAYAGRPPGAYAQVRVMPAAFLVVLPDALSFEQGAAMMLQGMTAQYLLRRTYPVKAGDTILIHAAAGGVGLIACQWAKALGATVIGTVGSDAKAELAKANGCDHPIVYTRENFVERVKEITRGEGVPVVYDSIGKDTYIGSLDCLRPLGMMVSFGSASGPLDPINVPDLVSRGSLFFTRPTLFSYIAKRADLERTAQDLFDVVVDGKVKIEINQRYALADAAQAHRDLEGRKTTGSTILLP is encoded by the coding sequence ATGAGCAAAGCCATTCGAATCCATGAGACCGGCGGGCCCGAAGTCATGCAATATGTCGACGTCGAGGTCGGCGAGCCGGGGCCGGGCGAGGCCCGCGTGCGGCATCATGCGGTCGGACTGAACTACATCGACGTTTATTTCCGGACCGGCCTGTATCCGCAACCGCTGCCCGCCGGCCTGGGCATGGAAGGCGCGGGCGTGGTCGAGGCGGTCGGCGAGGGCGTGAGCCACGTCAAGGTGGGCGATCGCGTCGCCTACGCCGGCCGGCCGCCGGGCGCCTATGCGCAAGTGCGGGTGATGCCCGCCGCGTTCCTGGTGGTACTGCCCGACGCCCTGTCGTTCGAGCAGGGCGCGGCCATGATGCTGCAGGGCATGACGGCGCAGTACCTGTTGCGCCGTACCTATCCGGTCAAGGCGGGCGACACGATCCTGATTCACGCGGCCGCGGGCGGCGTGGGCCTGATCGCTTGCCAATGGGCCAAGGCGCTGGGTGCGACCGTGATCGGCACGGTTGGCTCGGACGCCAAGGCCGAACTGGCGAAGGCCAATGGCTGCGATCATCCCATCGTGTACACGCGCGAGAACTTCGTCGAGCGCGTCAAGGAAATCACCCGTGGCGAGGGCGTGCCGGTGGTCTATGACTCGATTGGCAAGGATACTTATATCGGTTCGCTGGATTGCCTGCGCCCGCTCGGCATGATGGTGAGTTTCGGCAGCGCCTCCGGCCCGCTCGATCCCATCAACGTGCCGGATCTGGTGTCGAGGGGATCGTTGTTTTTCACGCGACCGACGCTGTTTTCGTACATCGCCAAGCGCGCCGATCTGGAGAGGACCGCGCAGGATCTGTTCGACGTGGTGGTCGACGGCAAAGTGAAAATCGAAATCAACCAGCGCTATGCGTTGGCCGACGCTGCGCAGGCGCACCGGGATCTGGAGGGCCGCAAGACCACTGGGTCGACGATCCTGCTGCCTTGA
- a CDS encoding DUF1232 domain-containing protein yields MRIPMLRLSRISRLWRLARTDFRVLWHALRHPDRPRWLWPAMAALALYAVWPFDPISVLMPVIGVVDDVIVIALAVHWLLKLLPRHVLRAAQQQAGIAPRA; encoded by the coding sequence ATGCGTATTCCGATGTTGCGGCTCTCGCGGATTTCGCGGCTCTGGCGTCTGGCCAGAACGGATTTTCGCGTGCTTTGGCATGCCTTGCGGCACCCTGACCGGCCACGCTGGCTGTGGCCCGCGATGGCTGCACTGGCACTGTATGCGGTGTGGCCGTTCGATCCCATCTCGGTGCTGATGCCAGTGATCGGCGTGGTGGACGACGTCATCGTCATCGCCTTGGCCGTGCACTGGCTGCTCAAACTGCTGCCACGCCATGTGCTGCGCGCCGCGCAGCAACAGGCAGGCATCGCGCCGCGCGCCTGA